In Podarcis raffonei isolate rPodRaf1 chromosome 11, rPodRaf1.pri, whole genome shotgun sequence, the sequence ATGCCCAAGtacaaaaaaaatccccaaatgtCTGACGATACTAAAAGAAGGAGGACTACACTGAAGAAGGACTTTGTAACAATGATTTTTATTAACAATCAAATAAAGGATTTGAACACAATGGGACATTACTGGAAAACATCTAAATATGTGAGCTGTACATTGTTACAGAAGTACAGAAGTATTCTATTTCATATGCTTCTAAACATTAGAACTCTTCCACTGAACTCTCAGTCTCACAGTTCTGAACCCTGATCTATTCTGCAACAGCTACCATCCATCCCACACAACATAAGATATGTGAGAAATGGTGCCTAAAAATGGAAGGTTTTCCATATTTAATAGAAATTTGTACAGTACCCACCTTGATTCAGTAGATCCTACATCTTTAATGTGAGCTGCTTGGAGTTTATGATGTCTTGACCTATTCTTTTCAATCTCTTGCCAAGACTTGGTCAGTACAATGGTCAGAGATGTGCACAATGGTCATGCTGTTTGTAACTGCACCAAATTCATGTGCTGGGTCTCTAAAACAATCCCAAGTGGAGTGCTTTCTTACAAGTAAAACTGTTGGTAAAAGCCTAGACATTTTGGTCAATTTGAAGAAGACCCTTGTTCTCCTTGAACCTGTATGCTTTTTCACTGTTGAGAAAGGAAGACCCAACAACTGGAGTTTATACAGAGGAAGATTTGAGCAATATTCCTCTCTTTTCCCTTGTGGCTCCTCCAAAACCTAATTTGGGTACATATTAAGCATTTCTTCCAATTATTTCAGATTTTGAAGCCTGCTGCAGATCAACCGTACACGGTTTTCAACGTAGGACTGTTTTCATACCACGTGAATTTAGTATCGAAGAAGCAAACATGAAATAACATGGGTGGCTAATCCATACAGAGTCACTTGCTGATGTTGTTTAACATGAAGTCACCATAGTGACATGTTTGCAATGCAGTTACTATTACATACACTTGCCCTTTGAAATGGCAACATCACAGGGTGATCCATTGCACACTTGGTCAAGAAAAATCATTCCTAGTTTCTAATTGCACCTAGAATCCTAGCATGCAGTATGCAATTAgcttccattgctttttattttattttattcaagaATTTGGCTGCCCACCAAAAAAGGTGCAGGCATGGGGTGAAGGTGTTACCAAACAGAGACAAAAGGACTGGCCCACAGGGTGCTTTGGAATGATGCCTTTGTTTACTTACTgctcatatacacattttcctTGGTGCGCTTTAATGAAAAAGGTATTAACAGACACTGTCCTGTTTATTGTTTATGTGTTGCAACCTCCGACGTGTCCTGTCTCTCGGGCCATCGGCTGCAAAGAAGGTAGACAGGTTAACGGACGCTCCCTAGATCTAGTTGTCATGAGGATATTCCACATACAAAAATACTAATTTCAAAATATCATTTGAGCTTCTTTGCACAGAGATACAGAGGCATGGGAAGAACGAAGATGGACACAGGGAAGAAAATCAAACGGCAAGATGGAGAAGAAATGGCGGCACAGAAAAATGTCAGACATCCTAAAAGGTAATGCACTGGCAACAGTTAAATAGAACTGTCTccttttttcctgtgtgtgtgtgtgatggatactccaccccaccccacccgcctcGGTGTCACAGGTATGATCCTTCAGGCAAGGCAAAACTGGATCTTTCTCTGTTCTCCAATGGTTGAGGGAGGGGCATTTCTTTACAAGCACTTCAAGAGAAAAGTGTTACAAGATGTTCCTCTGGGGCAGTCACACAGCTTTCCGATCCTGGATCCTTTCCGCACGGCACACTGCTCTCCAGCATCGCACTGTTGTTGAGAGTAACCAACAGTTAGACAAAGGAAGTTACCATGCAGAAGAACAAATGGCTACAGTGCCATTTCTACTAATTTTTCAACACCCGAGCTTTACTTCTTGAGGATTTAAATATTCTGCTATCCCAATATCCTAACAGGAGAACGAATGAGTGGGAGAATTGGTTTGCTCAACTTCAGGTTGGGGGGCTTCCAGAATGGGGATTAATTTGCAAATGGGTCACTGACATCCTGCAGATAGGTCATTGGCAACaggtctttgtttttttgttttttactcatACAGATAAATTCAGATTAAATGGAGGAGAAGCCAGGCTTGCACTTTGAGGCCAATGATGATGTGTAGGTgctgcaaaaataacaaaacaacaacaaaaccaacacCTGCTTGCATGAGGAGTAGTGATCCCACAGTAAGCACCCATCTGGAAACACGGATACCAGTATTGGAGCATCGAGAAAACCACATTAAAATCTCTAGCCCTCATCAAAAAGCTCACAAGCATACTTCCCCTAGGGATATTTGTTGATTAATAATGGAAGCATGCAGTACAGTATTTGAATTAGCAATCCTGTACgtgtcaactcagaagtaagtcccattgttttCTGTGGTGCTTCCTTCCAGGTAAGTAATAAAAGATCACAAGCAAATAACTGTTTTGACCAACACACACATATTGCTGCCAAACATTTCAAGTACAGATCGAAAACTGAAACCCTACATGTATGAGAATCTACTCAAAATTCAAACTGGAAATTTAAATATTAATAACATTAAGGAATTTTGTCTCCCGGTGCAATAGAAAGTAATCTTCTAATACCTTAATATAGCAAGGGGTAAGTGAATTCTAGTCCTCAGCTGAAATCAATGACCAGTTTCTTATCGGCTATTCGGAAGGAATTTTCTTTTTAACGTGCTCCAAGTTCCACATCAATTTTAGATTATAGGATATAACAAAATATGCAAAGAAACTAAGACTGCAACCTTCCACTTACACTCCATTTTGAAAAGAGGAAGCCTCTTGGATCTTCACCAGGATTTACTTCCAAAACTGGCTTCAAATTCagtcatgtctactcaaaagtcaatttaatgggatttactcccaggtctGTGTAATCGGGGACTGCAGCCTTGTAATACCTAATGGATTAATACGGCAGGGAGAGCTCAGAACTCTTGAAATCGCAGCAATTGCAAAAGTTCTGAGAGGTGTGGACTCCCAAGTCCCGATTTCAAATTAAGTGGGGGACGCCAGGATGAGAACCGGGCAACCAGGCTGAAGTCCGGAGGAATTGCTCAGTTTCCAGAATCCAGATTGACACTCCCAGCCCTGTcttgaccacacacacacacacaccccgccactTCCTCTAGTCCCTCTCCGGACAACTTTCTCCTTCGAAAGCTGCCCTTTCCCCTCTCAGCCAACTCACCATGGGGACTTGGCCATACTTCTTCTCGTAATGCGGGAGCCGCTTGCTTTTCAGCTTCTCCAGAACTTCCTGCAGCGCCTCGATCTGCGGACACACAAAGCGCCCCGTCAGTGGATCGCGCAAGCAAACCTCGCAGGGCGGTGGGGCCCCTGCCTCTCTCGGACACGCGCTGCGCTGCCCGGGGGCGCCACAAGATGGGACGCCCTCCTTGAGCGCCTTCCTCCTCGAGCTTCAGCTCCACCTCAGTCGCTAGATCGCCTCCCTGCTCTTAACTGTGGCGAAGTTTCCCCGAGACTTCGACCTCTGCCGAGCAAAGGGAGCCATCCAGCTAAGCGAGAGATTTTACGCGCGATCCGAGCACGCTTTCTGGGTGGCCCCCGCCCTGCCCATGCACACCCTTCCCTGCTGTAGGACCTACCAGCTCCTTCTCGTGAGAAGTGTCCTCCATCGTGGAGTAGATGTCCAAGCCTCGCGGCTGGAGCTCCGGCTCCTCCTGCCCTTTGAcgcccaccagcagcagcaccgcgGCGCTCAGCAAAGCGAGCAGCCGgtagctctccatggtgctgaaatgAAAACGCTGCACCTCGCGGAGCCCTCTTTATACAGCTGGCTGGGGGCACCTGTTGACAGAACTGCTTGCTCTGCGATACGTCAGTCCTGGCGCGGGTGCTGATGTGTgtgtatggggtgggggtggggaggcggggACTGCAAGGTGGATGACGGATGACTTGGGCGATTAGCTCAATTTCCTCCAGGGTGGACGGGAGCAAGAAGAAGacgcaagacaaaaagaaaagtggggggaggaagggtgcaCTTCGGGTAAAGCGCAGTGACGGACCTCCTTCCGGAGACAGAAACAATTCTTATTTCTAATGCAACGTGTTCCTCATGGACATGAGTATGATCCAACTTAGTATCACTGTACATGGTCAGAAGGTACCTGGGAGCGTCTAAAATGTTGACATATAAtatctgtatttttttattatgttgtcATTACACAAAAGAAGTCTCCAAACAACATAAAACGCAAAACTAATTAAACCAGTTAGGAACCAGATaacaagaaggaaacaaaacacagTGAACAAAATTTCTCATCCCAGTAGTCCTATGAAAATGATAGCCCCAGACCAAAAGCTGAGCACCACAAAAGAGGCTTGATCATACTGAAGTATATGGGCAAAAGAAATGCCTTAGCCTGGCCTCAAAAAGCTGATAATGAGGGCACCAGACATGTTGCCCCAGAGAAAACATATAAGAAAGCAGTTGACTGAACATAGGAAGCAGTTCCTTCGTGCCAATTCAGATCATTGGtccttcctctccattttatGTAGCTATTCAGGAATGTGGGAAAGCTGGTTAATGTTGGATGTAATCTGAATGTTACCTTTGTAGATTGTGGGAATGTGGGAAATGCTGGTTAATGTTGGATGTAATCTGAATGTTACCTTTGTAGATTGTCACTCTCATGGATGACTCCCATGTTATGGCACTAAGGCTCAATGTTCCACATCATGTTGTTCATGGTTCTGCTCCTGCCTCCTTTCCTAGTGTCAGGGCTGCTGACACCGGCAGGCGAAATATCCATATGATTCCAATAATGAATGTGGTGCAGAACTCAAAATGATGCCAGTAGAGCACAGGAACGAACTAGAAGAGGCAGCAACCACAGCACAAAGACCACATTTCAACCAGTCCTGAATTTACACAAGAGGATGGAGGGAGGATGAATAACTTTGCAGTCTACATTATGCAGCTGTCATTATGCCAAGGAAAATGGTCATGGTGGCTCTAGGCTTTCAGTCTAACATTTCTCTTGTTACAAATGAAAACTGTAAGTGCTACTGAGCAGTCTGTATCCTGCATGTTTATAATATGTTGTTTAAAATGGATTTTGGTGTAGATCAGGGATAGGGAGGCTGTGGTCAGatatttttggactccaactctcaccaACCCCAGCCTACATAGTCCATGAtcagaaattttattattatcattattaaacaAATTTATAAACAGCTTCATGGCATAAAGCCATCAAAGTCATGTCCAGGGTAGAAACAAAGTAAAACACAGAAGCACAATCTCTAAGAACGAGAAAATCAGTCCAACAAATTCAGTAACAATAAAACTATCCATACAAaactcaaaaaacaacaaaaacatttcaTGAAATGTAAAATTGATTTTTCAATAAATGACTGAGTTACACTTCAGGGAAAGCTTTTGTAAACAAAGCTGTATTTTGTAAGCATCTaaatagaagagaagaagagtttggacttgatatcctgcctttcactccccttaaggagtctcaaagcagctaacaatctcctttcccttccttccccgcaacaaacactctgtgaggtgagtgaggctgagagacttcagagaagtgtgactggcccaaggtcacccagcagctgcgtgtggaggagcggggaagcaaacccagttcgccaggttacgagtccaccactcttaaccactatcaCCAAGCTAGGCCCATGACTTCTGCTGAGAGTTGTACTCCACTTTTGGAAGGGCACACGTTTCCAATCGTTTTGGATTGTTGGTTATACAATTTATAAAACAGGATAGAGTTGAGGTGGTGTAGGTAAGCTGCTTTAAGGCTTGGTTGTGAATGTAACATTTAGAAACTGCAATGACTGCTCAACTATGGACTTCAAAATAAATTGCTATTATAGATTAGGTCTCACTTATCTCATTAACCGTGTAATGCTAAGTAATTTTAAAACAAGCACTTAAATCACATCTCACTTACATGACTCACACAAAATAACCAGTTCTATCAAGAACTGCCCATGTTcttaggcagtgctatttttctagaaaaagaggtgccagaactcagcctgaatgtctcccttgttctctgataatggcaatggctcccatctgaggtgccggaactgagttccagtgagttccagctgaaaaacagcCCTGAGTTTTAGACTCTCATGTGCAGATGCAACTTGGGATGTATTCAGCTAAGTCCTACTTGAGTAGGGCattgaaataaattatttaagTTAGCCACAACTAACAAgactattaattttaatgggtccacTCTATGACCCTATGATACTATCCCTTGTACTCTCCCCCAGAGGAATTGCTTCTGTTCCTCAACCATAGCAGGCCTAGCTCCTTAATAATTTTAATGCACTCTCAATGAATAAAACCAAATGTTACCtaatatacataattttatttgtatgccaccttcccATAGCTAAAGTCATGCTCAAGGCAACTTGCAACAGGAAAATAATTACATAactaacaaaagtagtcataaacaattaaaatatcaaaaagtacacaaccaaattgaacaatttccacataaaccatagtataaagatataaaaaataCTATCAATAACAATCCcctcctccctgcaaaaaaaccctaaacaaaacCCCAGCGTGAGAGTCAAGACTACATATGTTTATGACAACAACACAGTGAAAATTAATAATTTCCTACATCTTATAATAAGCAACCAGGAGGTAACATTTGCAAGGTATGAAGTCTGTAGAAATGCATCCTTTTTCATTATCTACATCTCAAGATTATTGATGAATTATTCCCAGCTCAAGAAGGGATTTAATTACCACTCTCTGTGGGAACCTTGGCAAGCTAAGGATGTAATTCTGCAGCAAAGGCCTGGGGTCAGAAAGTAGTCTTCCCACTCCCTGTAACTAAAGGACAAGTACCGGTAATCTGGCAAATAGTTCTATGAGGCATTGTCTGCAGCCCAGAAGAAAGTGCTTATAATAGGAAAGATGACCCAATTCtatgtgctggttttgacctatgaagtcTTATGTGGTTCAGGACCCCAATAGAAAGGACCACCTCTCACCATAAGAACCaacatatttttaatatatcttAGTCTCTAGGTTGATGAATTTCTTTTATactgttagccaccttgagcgATATTCTGTTGGataggtgagatataaatattcagaataaaataaaataaatcagcatattgctgatacTCCTGCCAAATTTCCTGATGAGAGCAGCCGGTGGCTTCAGAAAGATATCAAATAGCATGGGAGACAAGATGGAACCCTGTTCAACACTACAGGACAGCTCCCATGGCACTCAGAGCTGCCTTTCTATAACGACTTTCATACTGGGAAGTAGGATCAGAAGCACTGAAGTGTTGTGCCCCCAAGTCCCACCTCACTAAGCCTTTCCAGAAGTTACTATGGTCAACTGTACTGAAAGTTGCCGAGAAGTCAAGAACAAGCAGGGCCACACTCCCACATCTTTCTTGTAACAAATGTCATCAACCAAGGGTAACCAAGGCTGTTTCAGTGCCATGACCATCCATTCCTGAAGCCAGAATGAAATGGATCCAGATAATAGGTCTCCTCCAACCATACCAGAAGCTACACCGC encodes:
- the CARTPT gene encoding cocaine- and amphetamine-regulated transcript protein, which codes for MESYRLLALLSAAVLLLVGVKGQEEPELQPRGLDIYSTMEDTSHEKELIEALQEVLEKLKSKRLPHYEKKYGQVPMCDAGEQCAVRKGSRIGKLCDCPRGTSCNTFLLKCL